One Coffea arabica cultivar ET-39 chromosome 5e, Coffea Arabica ET-39 HiFi, whole genome shotgun sequence DNA segment encodes these proteins:
- the LOC113688096 gene encoding tRNA dimethylallyltransferase 9 isoform X2: MSCLRLPYSAGTPLRFPCFRPFHLHHRIGRLFSTSCSSSSVDKREKVIVISGPTGAGKSKLALELAKLLNGEIISADSVQVYQGLDVGSAKPSLSERKEVPHHLIDILHPSEDYSVGQFFMDARQATRDVLNAGRVPIVVGGTGLYLRWFIYGKPDVPKASREITSEVYSELADLERDGDWDAAVQLVIEAGDPSVKLLAPNDWYRLRRRLEIIKSSGSPTSAFQVPYDSFRESLDFHLTDSSDIKSSVDGLQEDNSKKLDYGFLCFFLSTQRLDLYRSIDFRCEDMLSGDDGLLSEASWLLDLGLLPNSSSATRAIGYRQAMEYLLCCREQDGQSSARDFYTFLSAFQKASRNFAKRQLTWFRNEHIYQWIDASKSLS; this comes from the exons ATGAGTTGCCTCCGCCTCCCGTACTCGGCGGGGACACCGCTTCGCTTCCCCTGCTTTCGTCCCTTTCATCTCCACCACCGCATCGGGCGACTCTTCAGCACCTCCTGCTCCTCCTCCTCCGTGGATAAGAGGGAGAAAGTGATTGTCATCTCCGGCCCCACCGGTGCCGGCAAAAGTAAGCTGGCTTTAGAGCTTGCTAAGCTGCTCAATGGCGAAATTATCAGTGCCGACTCTGTTCAG GTTTATCAAGGACTCGATGTTGGATCAGCGAAGCCTTCATTAAGTGAAAGAAAG GAAGTTCCACACCATCTGATTGACATATTGCATCCATCTGAAG ATTATTCCGTTGGGCAATTTTTCATGGATGCAAGGCAAGCTACAAGAGATGTCCTTAATGCTGGCCGTGTTCCAATAGTTGTTGGCGGTACTGGACTCTACTTGCGATG GTTCATATATGGAAAGCCAGATGTTCCCAAAGCCTCTCGTGAGATTACCTCTGAAGTTTATTCAGAACTGGCAGATCTAGAGAGAGATGGTGATTGGGATGCAGCTGTCCAGTTGGTAATTGAAGCAGGAGATCCAAGTGTTAAACTTTTAGCACCAAATGATTGGTATCGCTTACGTCGCAGACTTGAGATCATTAAG TCTAGTGGTTCACCTACATCAGCTTTTCAAGTGCCGTATGATTCATTCAGGGAAAGCTTGGATTTTCATCTGACTGACTCTTCAGACATCAAGTCTTCTGTTGATGGACTTCAGGAAGATAACTCGAAGAAATTGGACTATggcttcctttgttttttcctttccaCCCAAAGGCTGGACCTTTACAGATCAATTGATTTCCGGTGTGAAGATATGCTTTCAG GAGATGATGGATTACTATCTGAAGCAAGTTGGCTTCTTGACTTGGGTCTCTTGCCTAATTCTAGTTCTGCAACCCGAGCTATTGGTTACCGACAA GCAATGGAGTACCTTTTGTGCTGTAGAGAGCAAGATGGTCAGAGTTCTGCTCGAGATTTTTATACCTTCCTATCTGCATTTCAGAAAGCATCTAG AAACTTTGCGAAAA
- the LOC113688461 gene encoding uncharacterized protein isoform X1: MDLKSKGRTWVGNIYHKFEAICQEVDDFVNKDTSKYVENEVQTIGESVNKICPNVVHDFHPYLEDNKQAKAHGGTRTQNDVERTSFKSRVAFKEKHRHVSEKKSSKEQDRFDVKGCDPNEVDHLGQFSPPPASDSAQVAEKDSHWKETSDAAICSNTELVLQENVRWEDYSASSYLNFPRAEYSSKLPLCPRDNLLIDNLESPVDGILYGPAEISNEEYLRNSILDEFSSRIFVQGVGLRTSEMDRMTCNSTDLSKESETGLFLEQDGESTMYKKLETGAEENAKVKEHHASELASSLEGKNSWELLWTQEQHPVGLEDKNSSFRSSADEDHKIPDLEKCSPETLVPNTVLRVVPVKQVADDNAEPADEAVVNLSSQHDDHVEFIKCGTGLEANVRKEHLVVDNRGYLSHESSSDLSLHPREKHPDAEDSKLLQDKSLYKSLPISTNEDYWSTIPAKLSPETSVNDEILRPFQQKEGECNSPQCSNETKTDLSLDCYRSCMSSDFSFDKDCLVEKHASSEHLRFPKCSRKLHVETDELSSLNSGYLSGLSLIYRTEDHRNTMPTKMSPVNSVNDAGLSASQKDKTMCNNLSDVLSTNSSSELVSSGISWKHKLAETEASSSSMSTELLDPPEFSHGNCTKKTEEVCCDYTDSGGSASTLSSSSCASLFGLTSRNKDVNLVPAFPRTSSSADSSSTDKSMLDSFGNKLQQSFEGIVDDSVSDISDADMETIDLSDKAKLEESCVIVDNELLYAASCRPRKFRSYKKLIQEAFASRKRIIKEYEQLSIWYGDIDSDTSFHSDQHLSPHMTSASRPSQARDLGESEWELL, encoded by the exons ATGGATCTAAAATCCAAAGGTAGAACATGGGTTGGTAACATATACCACAAGTTTGAGGCTATCTGCCAGGAGGTTGATGATTTTGTGAATAAG GATACCAGTAAATATGTGGAGAATGAAGTGCAAACAATTGGTGAAAGTGTGAATAAAATATGTCCTAATGTGGTGCATGATTTTCACCCTTATTTGGAGGATAATAAACAAGCAAAAGCTCATGGAGGGACCAGAACGCAAAATGATGTCGAAAGGACCAGTTTTAAATCTAGGGTAGCCTTCAAAGAAAAGCATAGACATGTCAGTGAAAAGAAATCATCTAAGGAGCAGGACAGGTTTGATGTTAAAGGTTGTGATCCCAATGAAGTGGACCATCTAGGGCAATTCAGCCCTCCTCCTGCTTCAGATTCTGCTCAAGTTGCAGAAAAAGACTCACACTGGAAAGAAACTAGTGATGCAGCTATCTGTAGTAACACGGAGTTGGTTCTTCAGGAGAATGTGAGATGGGAGGATTACTCTGCAAGTAGTTATCTAAATTTTCCTAGAGCAGAATATTCATCTAAATTGCCATTATGTCCGAGAGATAATCTACTTATTGATAATTTGGAGTCTCCTGTTGATGGAATTTTATATGGGCCAGCAGAAATTTCTAATGAAGAATACTTGAGAAATAGTATCCTGGATGAGTTTTCTTCAAGAATTTTTGTTCAGGGTGTGGGTCTTAGGACTTCGGAGATGGACAGGATGACATGCAATAGCACAGATCTTTCTAAGGAATCAGAAACTGGCTTGTTTCTTGAACAAGACGGTGAATCTACAATGTACAAGAAGTTGGAGACAGGGGCTGAAGAGAATGCCAAAGTTAAGGAGCATCATGCTTCTGAACTTGCAAGTTCTCTTGAGGGTAAGAATTCGTGGGAGCTATTATGGACACAGGAGCAGCATCCAGTGGGTTTGGAAGACAAAAATTCATCTTTTAGGTCTTCAGCTGATGAGGATCATAAAATTCCTGATCTAGAGAAATGTTCTCCAGAAACTTTGGTTCCTAATACTGTGCTTAGAGTTGTTCCAGTCAAACAGGTAGCTGATGATAATGCAGAACCTGCTGATGAAGCAGTAGTGAACCTGTCTTCACAACATGATGATCATGTAGAATTCATAAAATGTGGTACGGGTCTTGAAGCAAATGTTAGAAAGGAGCATTTGGTGGTTGATAATAGAGGTTACCTTAGCCATGAAAGTTCGTCTGATTTGTCATTACATCCAAGGGAGAAGCATCCTGATGCTGAGGATTCAAAGTTGCTGCAGGACAAAAGTTTGTATAAATCTTTACCTATTTCTACAAATGAAGATTATTGGTCAACCATTCCAGCCAAGTTATCACCGGAAACTTCAGTTAATGACGAAATTCTCAGACCTTTCCAACAGAAAGAGGGAGAATGTAATAGCCCACAATGTTCTAATGAAACTAAAACTGACTTGTCTTTAGATTGTTACCGTTCATGCATGTCCTCGGATTTCAGTTTTGACAAGGATTGCTTGGTGGAGAAACATGCATCTTCAGAACATTTAAGGTTTCCTAAATGTTCAAGGAAGCTCCACGTGGAGACTGATGAGCTGAGTTCTCTAAATAGTGGATATTTATCTGGATTATCACTAATATATAGGACTGAAGATCATAGAAATACCATGCCCACTAAGATGTCACCAGTTAATTCAGTTAATGATGCAGGGTTAAGTGCCTCCCAGAAGGATAAGACGATGTGCAATAACCTTTCGGATGTTTTGAGTACTAACTCATCATCTGAACTAGTGTCTTCAGGAATTTCTTGGAAGCATAAATTAGCTGAGACAGAAGCTTCAAGTTCTTCCATGTCGACAGAACTTTTAGACCCGCCAGAATTTTCACATGGAAATTGTACTAAGAAGACAGAGGAAGTCTGTTGTGATTATACTGATTCCGGTGGTTCTGCGTCAACACTATCCAGCAGTTCTTGTGCATCCTTATTTGGTTTGACCTCTAGGAACAAGGATGTAAACCTGGTTCCTGCATTCCCAAGGACTTCCTCATCTGCAG ATTCCTCCAGTACTGATAAATCTATGCTTGATTCTTTTGGGAATAAGCTTCAACAATCCTTCGAAG GGATAGTGGATGACTCTGTTAGTGATATTTCCGATGCTGACATGGAGACTATCGATCTCTCTGATAAAGCAAAACTTGAGGAAAGCTGTGTTATTGTGGATAATGAGCTACTGTATGCCGCCTCCTGCAGACCAAGAAAATTTAGATCATACAAG AAACTGATACAGGAGGCTTTTGCTTCAAGAAAGAGAATAATAAAGGAGTATGAGCAGTTGTCAATTTGGTATGGAGACATTGATTCAGATACCAGCTTCCATTCAGATCAGCATCTTTCACCCCATATGACATCTGCATCAAGACCCTCACAAGCACGTGATTTGGGTGAGTCAGAATGGGAGCTTCTCTAA
- the LOC113688462 gene encoding protein trichome birefringence-like 31, with protein MTTQPIQYHRRMQLVFPVALASLLVLGAVRVALDSLKNNESYFLWQSRLAGSRRPRLPIIVSEDELIEDGCDVFEGKWVWDNLSYPLYREESCPYLVKQVTCLKNGRPDSLYQNWRWQPNGCNLPRFDALKLLEILRDKRLMFIGDSIQRGMFESMVCLVQSVIPEGMKSLERIPPRKIFVIEEFNASIEYYWAPFIVESISDHATNHTVLKRMVRLDSIAKHSKEWEGVDILVFESYVWWMYKPLINATYGSPDDVREYNVTTAYKLAMETWANWIETRINPRNQKIFFMTMSPTHLWNWEWKAGSEGNCFNESHPIEGPHWGTGSSLDIMGSVKDVLGKLKVNVRLLNITQLSEYRKDGHTSVFGERKGKLLTKEQRSDPKTYADCIHWCLPGIPDVWNEIFYAVLLQDYRNNSGIA; from the exons ATGACTACTCAGCCCATTCAATATCATCGCCGAATGCAGCTGGTTTTCCCGGTTGCATTGGCTTCTCTGCTTGTGCTAGGAGCCGTACGAGTTGCACTCGATAGTTTGAAGAACAACGAGTCGTATTTTCTTTGGCAATCCCGTTTGGCAGGAAGCAGAAGGCCTAGACTTCCAATTATTGTTTCTGAAGATGAGCTGATTGAAGATGGCTGCGATGTGTTTGAAGGAAAATGGGTATGGGATAATTTAAGCTACCCGCTTTATAGAGAAGAGAGTTGCCCTTACTTGGTTAAACAGGTTACCTGCCTTAAAAATGGAAGGCCTGATTCTTTGTATCAAAATTGGAGATGGCAGCCTAATGGATGCAACCTGCCTAG GTTTGATGCATTGAAGTTGCTAGAGATTTTGAGGGACAAAAGGCTGATGTTCATAGGGGACTCAATACAGAGAGGAATGTTCGAGTCTATGGTCTGTTTAGTACAATCCGTAATTCCAGAAGGAATGAAGTCTCTTGAAAGGATTCCTCCCCGAAAAATTTTCGTTATTGAG GAGTTTAATGCATCGATCGAGTACTATTGGGCACCCTTCATTGTTGAGTCTATTTCAGATCATGCTACGAATCACACTGTACTAAAACGAATGGTCAGGCTTGATTCCATAGCTAAGCACAGCAAAGAGTGGGAGGGAGTTGACATTTTGGTTTTTGAGAGCTATGTATGGTGGATGTACAAACCTTTGATCAATGCAAC ATATGGATCTCCAGACGATGTTAGAGAATACAATGTAACAACTGCGTATAAGCTGGCCATGGAAACTTGGGCAAATTGGATAGAGACCAGAATCAACCCTCGCAATCAAAAGATCTTTTTCATGACCATGTCCCCGACGCATCTGTG GAACTGGGAGTGGAAGGCTGGAAGTGAAGGTAACTGCTTCAACGAGTCACACCCCATTGAAGGGCCACACTGGGGCACTGGTTCCAGTCTTGACATCATGGGATCAGTGAAAGATGTTTTAGGAAAATTGAAAGTGAATGTTAGATTGTTAAACATTACACAGCTATCAGAGTACAGGAAAGATGGCCATACTTCAGTATTTGGCGAACGTAAAGGGAAGCTCTTGACCAAAGAACAGAGGTCTGATCCAAAAACGTATGCTGATTGCATTCACTGGTGCTTGCCAGGCATCCCAGACGTATGGAATGAGATTTTCTATGCAGTTCTTTTGCAGGATTACCGTAATAATTCAGGAATTGCATGA
- the LOC113688461 gene encoding uncharacterized protein isoform X2, whose product MDLKSKGRTWVGNIYHKFEAICQEVDDFVNKDTSKYVENEVQTIGESVNKICPNVVHDFHPYLEDNKQAKAHGGTRTQNDVERTSFKSRVAFKEKHRHVSEKKSSKEQDRFDVKGCDPNEVDHLGQFSPPPASDSAQVAEKDSHWKETSDAAICSNTELVLQENVRWEDYSASSYLNFPRAEYSSKLPLCPRDNLLIDNLESPVDGILYGPAEISNEEYLRNSILDEFSSRIFVQGVGLRTSEMDRMTCNSTDLSKESETGLFLEQDGESTMYKKLETGAEENAKVKEHHASELASSLEGKNSWELLWTQEQHPVGLEDKNSSFRSSADEDHKIPDLEKCSPETLVPNTVLRVVPVKQVADDNAEPADEAVVNLSSQHDDHVEFIKCGTGLEANVRKEHLVVDNRGYLSHESSSDLSLHPREKHPDAEDSKLLQDKSLYKSLPISTNEDYWSTIPAKLSPETSVNDEILRPFQQKEGECNSPQCSNETKTDLSLDCYRSCMSSDFSFDKDCLVEKHASSEHLRFPKCSRKLHVETDELSSLNSGYLSGLSLIYRTEDHRNTMPTKMSPVNSVNDAGLSASQKDKTMCNNLSDVLSTNSSSELVSSGISWKHKLAETEASSSSMSTELLDPPEFSHGNCTKKTEEVCCDYTDSGGSASTLSSSSCASLFGLTSRNKDVNLVPAFPRTSSSAGIVDDSVSDISDADMETIDLSDKAKLEESCVIVDNELLYAASCRPRKFRSYKKLIQEAFASRKRIIKEYEQLSIWYGDIDSDTSFHSDQHLSPHMTSASRPSQARDLGESEWELL is encoded by the exons ATGGATCTAAAATCCAAAGGTAGAACATGGGTTGGTAACATATACCACAAGTTTGAGGCTATCTGCCAGGAGGTTGATGATTTTGTGAATAAG GATACCAGTAAATATGTGGAGAATGAAGTGCAAACAATTGGTGAAAGTGTGAATAAAATATGTCCTAATGTGGTGCATGATTTTCACCCTTATTTGGAGGATAATAAACAAGCAAAAGCTCATGGAGGGACCAGAACGCAAAATGATGTCGAAAGGACCAGTTTTAAATCTAGGGTAGCCTTCAAAGAAAAGCATAGACATGTCAGTGAAAAGAAATCATCTAAGGAGCAGGACAGGTTTGATGTTAAAGGTTGTGATCCCAATGAAGTGGACCATCTAGGGCAATTCAGCCCTCCTCCTGCTTCAGATTCTGCTCAAGTTGCAGAAAAAGACTCACACTGGAAAGAAACTAGTGATGCAGCTATCTGTAGTAACACGGAGTTGGTTCTTCAGGAGAATGTGAGATGGGAGGATTACTCTGCAAGTAGTTATCTAAATTTTCCTAGAGCAGAATATTCATCTAAATTGCCATTATGTCCGAGAGATAATCTACTTATTGATAATTTGGAGTCTCCTGTTGATGGAATTTTATATGGGCCAGCAGAAATTTCTAATGAAGAATACTTGAGAAATAGTATCCTGGATGAGTTTTCTTCAAGAATTTTTGTTCAGGGTGTGGGTCTTAGGACTTCGGAGATGGACAGGATGACATGCAATAGCACAGATCTTTCTAAGGAATCAGAAACTGGCTTGTTTCTTGAACAAGACGGTGAATCTACAATGTACAAGAAGTTGGAGACAGGGGCTGAAGAGAATGCCAAAGTTAAGGAGCATCATGCTTCTGAACTTGCAAGTTCTCTTGAGGGTAAGAATTCGTGGGAGCTATTATGGACACAGGAGCAGCATCCAGTGGGTTTGGAAGACAAAAATTCATCTTTTAGGTCTTCAGCTGATGAGGATCATAAAATTCCTGATCTAGAGAAATGTTCTCCAGAAACTTTGGTTCCTAATACTGTGCTTAGAGTTGTTCCAGTCAAACAGGTAGCTGATGATAATGCAGAACCTGCTGATGAAGCAGTAGTGAACCTGTCTTCACAACATGATGATCATGTAGAATTCATAAAATGTGGTACGGGTCTTGAAGCAAATGTTAGAAAGGAGCATTTGGTGGTTGATAATAGAGGTTACCTTAGCCATGAAAGTTCGTCTGATTTGTCATTACATCCAAGGGAGAAGCATCCTGATGCTGAGGATTCAAAGTTGCTGCAGGACAAAAGTTTGTATAAATCTTTACCTATTTCTACAAATGAAGATTATTGGTCAACCATTCCAGCCAAGTTATCACCGGAAACTTCAGTTAATGACGAAATTCTCAGACCTTTCCAACAGAAAGAGGGAGAATGTAATAGCCCACAATGTTCTAATGAAACTAAAACTGACTTGTCTTTAGATTGTTACCGTTCATGCATGTCCTCGGATTTCAGTTTTGACAAGGATTGCTTGGTGGAGAAACATGCATCTTCAGAACATTTAAGGTTTCCTAAATGTTCAAGGAAGCTCCACGTGGAGACTGATGAGCTGAGTTCTCTAAATAGTGGATATTTATCTGGATTATCACTAATATATAGGACTGAAGATCATAGAAATACCATGCCCACTAAGATGTCACCAGTTAATTCAGTTAATGATGCAGGGTTAAGTGCCTCCCAGAAGGATAAGACGATGTGCAATAACCTTTCGGATGTTTTGAGTACTAACTCATCATCTGAACTAGTGTCTTCAGGAATTTCTTGGAAGCATAAATTAGCTGAGACAGAAGCTTCAAGTTCTTCCATGTCGACAGAACTTTTAGACCCGCCAGAATTTTCACATGGAAATTGTACTAAGAAGACAGAGGAAGTCTGTTGTGATTATACTGATTCCGGTGGTTCTGCGTCAACACTATCCAGCAGTTCTTGTGCATCCTTATTTGGTTTGACCTCTAGGAACAAGGATGTAAACCTGGTTCCTGCATTCCCAAGGACTTCCTCATCTGCAG GGATAGTGGATGACTCTGTTAGTGATATTTCCGATGCTGACATGGAGACTATCGATCTCTCTGATAAAGCAAAACTTGAGGAAAGCTGTGTTATTGTGGATAATGAGCTACTGTATGCCGCCTCCTGCAGACCAAGAAAATTTAGATCATACAAG AAACTGATACAGGAGGCTTTTGCTTCAAGAAAGAGAATAATAAAGGAGTATGAGCAGTTGTCAATTTGGTATGGAGACATTGATTCAGATACCAGCTTCCATTCAGATCAGCATCTTTCACCCCATATGACATCTGCATCAAGACCCTCACAAGCACGTGATTTGGGTGAGTCAGAATGGGAGCTTCTCTAA